One part of the Parabacteroides distasonis ATCC 8503 genome encodes these proteins:
- a CDS encoding Ig-like domain-containing protein: protein MNRFLLKGLASVLTMAVMFGTVSCSDDDDKPDGSVAVSAVAVSPTTATIKVGESTTLSATITPSDATDKTVTWSTSDEKVATVDAGKVTAVAEGSATITVTTKDGGKTATCTVTVSNDAPSSKEVILEGNITADLTINAADKNFMKGFVYVKSGATLTIEAGSVIKGVSVSPGEKAASLIIEPGAKIIAEGTVDKPIVFTSDKEPGKRLAGDWGGLIICGNARVNRTNQPTIEGGPGTLYGNTTSDEFNAESSGKLKYVRIEFAGYPLEPDKEINGLTFGGVGSGTEVEFVQVSFSNDDSYEWFGGTVNAKHLIAYKGWDDDFDTDFGYTGKLQFLLSVRDKNIADTSDSNGFESDNDGDGSSNTPLTKPVFSNVTLIGPFYGKVSDKTQAEVEAKTADAANGAKGGKFQAAMHLRRNTSLNVYNSVFTGWPYGLRATDKKGTANDGIAIKNVIFAGMWKNFYEDDKVSENFFNLAGSNTTLATTNEIISKDGDYSSVVASAVQGAEFVDEVLNNSFFEKVTYKGAFDGKNDWTAGWTNWDPQNTEY, encoded by the coding sequence ATGAACAGATTTCTCTTAAAAGGTTTGGCCTCTGTGTTAACGATGGCCGTTATGTTTGGGACTGTATCGTGTAGTGATGACGATGATAAACCTGATGGCTCCGTAGCCGTATCGGCTGTGGCAGTCAGTCCTACTACCGCTACTATCAAGGTGGGCGAATCCACTACCTTGTCCGCGACTATTACTCCAAGTGACGCTACGGATAAAACGGTTACATGGAGTACTTCCGATGAAAAGGTAGCGACTGTTGATGCCGGTAAGGTAACAGCCGTGGCCGAAGGTTCCGCTACAATTACTGTAACTACGAAGGATGGCGGTAAAACGGCTACTTGTACCGTGACTGTCTCTAATGATGCTCCGTCTTCCAAAGAGGTGATATTGGAAGGAAATATCACGGCTGATCTAACGATCAACGCTGCCGACAAGAACTTCATGAAAGGCTTCGTATACGTGAAATCAGGCGCTACATTGACTATTGAGGCTGGTTCTGTTATCAAAGGTGTGTCCGTTAGTCCGGGCGAGAAAGCCGCTTCCTTGATTATCGAGCCGGGCGCTAAGATCATCGCCGAAGGTACTGTTGACAAACCGATCGTCTTTACGTCCGATAAAGAGCCGGGTAAACGTTTGGCAGGTGACTGGGGCGGTCTGATTATTTGTGGTAACGCTCGTGTGAATCGTACCAATCAACCAACTATCGAAGGAGGACCTGGTACATTATATGGAAATACGACCTCCGATGAGTTTAATGCGGAAAGTTCCGGTAAATTGAAATACGTTCGTATCGAGTTCGCCGGTTATCCTTTGGAGCCAGACAAGGAAATCAATGGCTTAACCTTCGGCGGCGTTGGTAGCGGCACGGAAGTGGAGTTCGTTCAGGTTTCATTTTCGAACGATGATTCTTACGAATGGTTCGGTGGAACGGTAAATGCCAAACACTTGATCGCTTACAAAGGCTGGGATGATGATTTCGATACAGACTTCGGTTATACGGGTAAACTGCAATTCTTGTTGAGCGTACGTGATAAGAATATCGCTGATACTTCAGACTCTAACGGTTTTGAATCTGATAACGACGGTGACGGTTCTTCCAACACTCCGCTTACCAAGCCGGTCTTCTCCAACGTAACCTTGATAGGTCCTTTCTATGGCAAGGTATCCGATAAGACACAGGCTGAGGTGGAAGCCAAGACAGCCGACGCTGCTAACGGTGCCAAGGGTGGTAAATTCCAGGCAGCCATGCACCTGCGTCGTAATACCAGCTTGAATGTTTACAACTCCGTATTCACCGGCTGGCCTTACGGACTTCGTGCTACTGATAAGAAAGGTACGGCAAACGATGGCATCGCCATCAAGAATGTGATCTTTGCTGGTATGTGGAAGAACTTCTATGAGGATGATAAGGTAAGTGAGAACTTCTTCAATCTTGCCGGTAGCAACACGACTCTGGCAACGACCAACGAGATTATCTCTAAAGATGGTGATTACTCTTCTGTCGTAGCTTCAGCTGTGCAAGGCGCTGAATTTGTCGATGAGGTATTGAACAACAGCTTCTTCGAAAAAGTAACTTACAAAGGTGCTTTCGACGGAAAGAATGACTGGACTGCCGGTTGGACTAATTGGGATCCTCAAAATACCGAATATTAA
- a CDS encoding toxin-antitoxin system YwqK family antitoxin, producing the protein MNKKLLLLSAFLAGASWTVLAQDLVLSEGQYYTDETQTTPYTGRYTEFYEDGMLKMELYLKDGRPEGTYVIYYPDGKIAEVRSYYHGIFHGEWRTYSDNGQLIGLASYKEGQKDGPWRIWSDKGNLLYEMFYTAGKKSGVWRSWDEEGNLLSEENQ; encoded by the coding sequence ATGAATAAAAAGCTATTGTTACTTTCCGCTTTTTTGGCGGGAGCCTCTTGGACCGTGCTGGCGCAAGACTTGGTATTGAGCGAGGGACAGTATTATACCGATGAGACACAAACCACCCCGTATACGGGCCGCTATACGGAATTCTATGAGGATGGCATGCTCAAGATGGAGCTGTACCTGAAGGATGGCCGTCCCGAGGGAACCTATGTGATCTATTATCCGGATGGCAAGATCGCCGAGGTGCGTTCCTACTATCACGGGATCTTCCATGGTGAATGGCGCACGTATAGCGATAACGGCCAGCTGATCGGCCTGGCTTCTTATAAGGAAGGGCAAAAGGACGGCCCTTGGCGTATCTGGAGCGATAAGGGAAATTTGTTGTATGAGATGTTCTATACGGCAGGGAAGAAATCTGGTGTCTGGCGTAGCTGGGATGAGGAGGGGAATCTGCTTTCCGAGGAGAATCAATAG
- a CDS encoding RNA-binding S4 domain-containing protein: MNEVRIDKWMWATRIFKTRTIAAEACKKGRIMIGGVTIKPSRMIKVGDVIQVRKPPITFSFKVIGLIENRVGAKLVPNYLENVTTPDQYEILEMNRISGFVNRAKGLGRPTKKDRRELEQFTEPEFMDDGFDFEFDFGEEDEE; encoded by the coding sequence ATGAACGAGGTACGTATCGATAAATGGATGTGGGCGACCCGTATCTTTAAGACCCGCACGATAGCCGCGGAAGCTTGCAAGAAAGGGCGTATCATGATAGGTGGAGTAACGATCAAACCTTCCCGCATGATCAAGGTTGGCGATGTGATCCAAGTGCGTAAACCGCCGATCACCTTCTCTTTTAAGGTAATCGGATTGATCGAGAATCGTGTGGGCGCGAAGCTCGTCCCGAATTACTTGGAGAACGTGACAACCCCGGATCAGTATGAGATTCTGGAGATGAACCGTATCTCCGGTTTCGTGAACCGTGCGAAAGGTCTCGGACGTCCTACCAAGAAAGACCGTCGTGAACTGGAGCAATTCACTGAGCCGGAATTCATGGATGACGGATTCGATTTCGAGTTCGACTTTGGAGAAGAGGATGAGGAGTAA
- the pth gene encoding aminoacyl-tRNA hydrolase has translation MKYLITGLGNIGSEYWGTRHNIGFRVVNHLVESVGGNFTEERYGAIARIRVKNCDLIVLKPNTFMNLSGNAVRYWLQKENIPVENLLIVVDDLALPFGTLRLKPKGSDAGHNGLKNIAQLLNTQEYSRLRFGIGSDFPRGGQIDYVLGKFPPEELQLMPEILDRATEIIKSFCLAGIQITMNQFNNK, from the coding sequence ATGAAATATTTGATAACAGGACTTGGTAATATCGGTTCCGAATATTGGGGAACCCGCCATAATATAGGTTTCCGGGTTGTCAACCATCTGGTAGAGAGCGTAGGAGGCAATTTCACTGAGGAGCGATACGGGGCAATCGCACGCATACGGGTGAAAAACTGTGACTTGATCGTGCTAAAGCCGAATACCTTTATGAACCTCAGCGGCAACGCCGTTCGGTACTGGTTGCAAAAAGAGAACATTCCCGTGGAAAATCTATTGATTGTCGTAGATGATCTGGCATTGCCATTCGGAACCTTACGTCTGAAACCAAAGGGTAGCGACGCCGGGCATAACGGGTTGAAGAATATCGCCCAGTTATTGAATACGCAGGAATATTCCCGCCTTCGTTTCGGCATAGGCAGCGATTTTCCACGGGGCGGACAGATCGATTACGTGCTAGGGAAATTTCCCCCGGAGGAATTGCAATTGATGCCAGAGATATTGGATCGTGCGACAGAGATCATCAAGAGCTTCTGCCTCGCCGGCATCCAGATTACGATGAATCAATTTAATAATAAATAA
- a CDS encoding 50S ribosomal protein L25/general stress protein Ctc, translated as MKTFELEGKGREIVARSADQKRALKAMRKNNEIPAVLYGGEKVTHFTVTKEAVRKLVYTPEIFVVELSIDGNKTMAIVKDMQFQPVTDEILHMDFLEVSKDKAVVMEVPVVLEGHAEGVKAGGKLSLQMRKLKVKAIYDQIPEKLTINVDHLGLGKTMQVGALHFEGLELMNAKNAVVCAVQLTRAARGAQAKG; from the coding sequence ATGAAGACATTTGAGTTAGAAGGAAAAGGAAGAGAGATCGTCGCTCGTTCCGCTGATCAGAAAAGAGCCTTGAAGGCAATGCGTAAGAACAATGAAATTCCCGCTGTATTATACGGTGGCGAAAAAGTAACTCACTTCACGGTTACAAAAGAAGCCGTTCGTAAGTTGGTTTACACTCCGGAGATTTTCGTTGTTGAGTTAAGCATTGACGGTAACAAGACGATGGCAATCGTTAAGGACATGCAGTTCCAACCTGTAACTGACGAAATCCTTCACATGGACTTCTTGGAAGTATCTAAGGACAAAGCCGTAGTAATGGAAGTTCCGGTTGTTTTGGAAGGTCACGCAGAAGGTGTTAAAGCCGGTGGTAAGTTGTCTCTTCAAATGAGAAAACTGAAAGTGAAAGCTATATACGATCAAATCCCTGAAAAGTTGACGATTAATGTGGATCACCTTGGCTTAGGTAAGACTATGCAGGTAGGTGCTTTGCACTTCGAAGGTCTTGAATTGATGAACGCTAAAAACGCTGTTGTTTGCGCCGTTCAATTGACTCGTGCCGCTCGTGGTGCTCAGGCTAAAGGATAA
- a CDS encoding SDR family NAD(P)-dependent oxidoreductase, with the protein MEKKWALVTGASSGIGLAYAEELASRGYQLVIVSNEEQAIREKGEFLSEKYGIEVLPLYRDLAIPGAAKELYDTCQEKNIPIEVLVNNAGMFFFCETLQAKANIVEKMLYLHVTTPTQLCYYFGQEMKKRRHGYILNMSSLSCWLPYPGITLYASTKRYLKSFSRGLRSELLDYGVSVTVLCPGAVATNLYNLSDNLKTLAIRLGIMMRPEKLAKKGINALFHHRASLLPGLFNKICTPLVMLLPHGLVRWIMRTTKLVKLDR; encoded by the coding sequence ATGGAAAAGAAATGGGCTTTAGTCACGGGGGCCAGTTCCGGAATAGGTCTCGCCTATGCCGAGGAACTAGCCTCACGAGGCTATCAGTTAGTGATCGTCAGCAATGAGGAACAGGCGATCCGGGAGAAAGGTGAGTTTCTCTCCGAGAAATATGGTATAGAAGTTTTGCCGCTTTATCGTGATTTGGCGATCCCCGGGGCGGCCAAGGAGCTATATGATACTTGCCAAGAGAAAAACATCCCAATAGAGGTATTGGTCAATAACGCCGGTATGTTTTTTTTCTGCGAGACCTTACAAGCTAAGGCCAACATCGTCGAGAAAATGCTTTACCTCCACGTGACCACTCCTACCCAGCTTTGTTATTATTTCGGGCAAGAGATGAAGAAACGGCGTCATGGATATATCCTCAATATGTCATCCCTATCTTGTTGGCTACCTTATCCGGGAATTACGCTATACGCATCCACCAAGCGATACTTGAAAAGCTTCTCCCGAGGCTTGCGTTCAGAGTTACTGGATTATGGAGTAAGCGTAACCGTACTTTGTCCCGGCGCCGTCGCCACGAATTTATATAACCTAAGCGACAACTTAAAGACCTTAGCGATCCGCCTAGGTATCATGATGCGTCCGGAAAAACTGGCTAAAAAAGGGATTAATGCCTTGTTTCACCACCGGGCTTCCCTATTACCGGGTCTCTTCAACAAAATATGCACACCCCTCGTAATGCTCCTCCCCCACGGCCTTGTCCGTTGGATCATGCGAACCACGAAATTAGTGAAGCTAGATCGATAA